GGTTATTTCCCTTCAGGAAGGGGATACCCCTCTTCTTCCCACCTGTCGTATGGCTGAATGGGTGGGGGCGCCCCATCTTCGTCTTTTTCTGAAATACGAGGGATTAAACCCGACCGGTTCCTTTAAAGATCGCGGGATGACCCTCGCCATTTCAAAAGCCGCGGAAGCGGGATCGCAAGCGGTCATTACTGCGTCTACGGGTAACACATCGGCTTCGGCCGCCGCCTACGCCGCCCGTGCCGGGATGCGCTGCGTGGTCCTGATTCCGGAGGGGCAAATTGCGTTGGGGAAATTGTCGCAGGCGTTGATCCATGGGGCCGAAGTGTTTGCGGTTCAAGGGAACTTTGATGACGCTTTAACCATGGTGCGGCGGGTGGGCGAAGTGGCTCCCATCACCATCGTGAATTCGATCAATCCGTTCCGCATTGAATGCCAAAAGACAGGGGCGTTTGAGATCGTCGATGAGTTGGGGGAGGCTCCGGACTATCACTTCATCCCCGTGGGAAACGCCGGCAACATCACGGCTTATTGGAAAGGGTACAAAGAATATATAGCATTGGGAAAATGTCGGAAGGTCCCTAAAATGATGGGGTGGCAGGCGGAAGGCGCGGCTCCCATCGTTAAGGGCGAGGCCATAAAAGATCCCAAAACCATTGCGACCGCCATCAAAATTGGAAATCCCGCGTCCTGGAAAGAGGCTCTCGAGGCACGGGACGAATCGAAGGGAATGATCGGGGCCGTGTCCGATGACGAAATTGTGCAGGCTTACCTGGCCCTGGCGCGGGAGGGCGTATTTTGTGAACCAGCCAGCGCCGCTTCGGTGGCGGGGTTGAAGAAATTTGTTCGTTCGAATCCGGCGTTAGCCCTTTCTTCGGCCACCGTGGTGTGTGTGTTAACAGGGCACGGTCTTAAAGATCCAGAGCGTGCCCTGGCTCTGGTGCCGAAGCCGAAGTCTGTTTTGCCCACCGTCGAAGCTATTCGCGGAGAGTTGGGCATTTGAAAGGGCTTCGCGCGGAATATGGGGTGTTGGCAATGGCGGTTGTCCTCTATCTTTGGACCGTAGGAATTAGAGCCCTTCACGGATCCGTTTCGTGGGGGCGGTCTGCTGTTTATCTTCCGACAGGTCTTTTGGTGCTTGCGCTCATTAATAACCGTCTGCGGGCAAAGGGGTTAGCGTGGGGACTTTTTACTGGGGCCCTCTTTCTGTTTCTCGTTATTTTGGGAACCTGGGTGGTCGTGGATCGAGCGTTGGTGGGCCTTCCCGCGGTCGATTTTTTTAGAAGTATGGGGTTCTATGTGGTTCTGGCGGTGGGGGCGTTAATGCAACTGCGGTCTCGGAACAAGGAGAAATCGGGAAAGCCTGCATGAAAAAAATATTTCCTATTGTTTTGTTTTTAGGTTTCTTCTGGGGATGCCAGGGCGGTCCCCGTGAGGTGAAAATCGCCATTGCCGTTCCGTTGACGGGCGATATTGCGGCCCTGGGTGCCGGATTGAAAAGAGGGGCCGCGCTGGCGGTGGACGAGGCGAACGCGTCTGGCCGGTTTCCGAAATTCAAGTTGCGACTTGTGGCGTTTGATGACCGCTCCGACCCGAAAGAAGCGGTGAACGTGGCCAATCGCGTGGTTTCGGATCCGGACATCGTGGCGGTGGTGGGCCATTTCAATTCGGGGTGTTCCATCCCGGCTTCCGCGGTTTACGCGCGGGCGGGGCTTCCCATGATGAACGCGGGGTCTTCGAACCCGTTCCTGACACGACAGCAACGGTCTCCCGGTTGGATGGGGCCACGGAATATATTTCGCGTGACAACCACGGACGATGTTCAAGGGGCTTTCGCCGCGGATTTTGCCGTCCGTTCATTGAAATGTAAAGCTGTCGCGATCGTTCACGATAAGACGGCCTATGGGCAAGGCCTCGCCGAAGTGTTTGAAAATCGATTTAAAGAATTGGGAGGGGAAGTCCTCTCGTTTGACGGGATACAACCGGGGGACAAGGATTTTAAAGCGTTGGTGACCCGCTTGAAACCTTTTCGGCCGGACTTGTTGTATTTCGGGGGGACGTACACCGAAGGCGGGCTCATCCTCCGTCAGGCGCGAGAGGCCGGGGTGTCTGTCCCTTTTTTGACGGGTGAGATCAGTTACGATCCGGATTTTCTTCGTATTGCTGGGGACGCGGCAGAAGGGGCCTTTGTCACTTATCTTGGCCGACCGCCGGAATTGTTGGATACCGCAAAATCCTTTATTGAAAAGTATCGACTTCATTACCCGGATCACGAGGTGAAGGCCTACGATCACTACGCTTACGAAGTGACCAATATTCTTTTAGCCGCCATGGAGAAAACAGGACCCCATAAAAAAAAGATCATCGAGATCTTGCGGGGTTTGACTTACACGGGGATATTAGGAACGACAACTTTTGATGATATCGGTGATACGCTCAATAAGACCATGACCCTCTTCGTTGTGAAAGGGGGACGGTTTGTGCCCCACGAATAAGGGTTTCCTTTTTATTAGTCTTGGGTTTATGTTGGTTGGCTGTCTTGGCCCCATGGCACGGGGGCCCCGCCCCTCCTTTGCCCCGAATCAGGAGCCTCTTCGTCCCTCCGCGGTTCAAAAAAAGAAATCCGTTCCTTCTCTCTCTCTTTCCAGGGGGGATGACACTTCGGGTCAGGTCTTTTCTCTCCCATTGAATCGTCCACGGGTGATTTCTTCCTTCGGTTCCCGGGGTCGCAAATTTCATGGAGGCATCGATTTGGTGGAATCGGCGAGAGGGGGGGATCCTGTTCGGGCTTCCCGGGACGGGGTGGTTGAAATCATTTCCCATCGGGGGGGCTACGGACGCATGGTTCTCCTTCGACATAAAGACCGATGGTTGACCCGCTACGCCCATCTCCGGAAAATTTCTGTTCGATCGGGTCAATCGATTCAACGGGGAGAAACCTTGGGTTTCGTTGGTGAGAGCGGTCGAGCCTCAGGTCCCCACCTCCATTTTGAAATATTAACACCTTCCAAAAAGAAGGTGGACCCCACTCCTTTTCTCTTCCCCTTAAGATCGGCGAATGTCGTTTCCCCATGTCCGGCGGCCACTCCTTCTCCCGTATCGGGCCTTCCCCAGACCTTGGAGCCTCGTGTGGGGCGTCCATGACGGGAGGGGTGGGGGTCGTCTTAGAACAAATAGTGAACGGCGTAACATTGGGTGGAATTTACGCGCTCATTGCCATTGGATACACCATGGTTTATGGGGTACTCCGAATGATAAACTTTGCCCATTCCGAACTCTTCATGGTTGGGGCCATGGGGGGGTGGGGTCTCTTGTCTCTGTGGCCCGGGGGCGGCGGTGCGGGCATCCTGATCTTTGTATTCCTGTTGGCGATGGTGGGGACCGGGTTGTTGGGGGTTCTGTTGGATCGGGTCGCGTACGCGCCCTTGCGGACTTCATCCCGTCTCACGCCGCTTCTGTCCGCTATTGGGGCTTCCCTCTTTCTCCAAAACCTCGTTTTTTTGTGGCGTGACAGCCAGCTGGCTTTTCCCGCTGTTTTTTCAACGGGCCGGTTTTACTTTGGAGGACTTCGTGTGAGCTTTTTGCAGGGGTTTATTGTTTCCGTTTCCGTGGTGTTAATGATTCTCCTTACCCTCTTCATTAAAAAGACGAAAATGGGGAAAGCCATGCGGGCCGTTTCCCAAGATCCGGAAACGGCGGTTTTAATGGGTATCCCCGTGAACCGGGTTATAGCGCTAACTTTCTTTATTGGAGGAGCGTTGGGGGGGGCGGCGGGAATCTTGAGCGGGCTCTCTTATGGCTCCGTCAAATACAATATGGGTTTTACGCCCGGGATCAAAGCGTTTACCGCGGCGGTTTTGGGGGGGATTGGGAGTGTCCCGGGGGCCATGTTGGGCGGGTTCTTGTTGGGCCTCCTGGAATCTTTGGGGGCAGGGTTTTTGCCGGAACCCGAATGGAAGGATGTTTTTGCCTTCGTGGTTTTAATCGGAATCCTCCTTTTTCGCCCGTCCGGTCTTTTGGGGAAATCCGTTGCCGAAAAAGTATAGGCAAGTCCTCCTTCTGTTTCTGGCCGGGTTCGCTTTCTTGTCTCTCCCGTGGGTTTTGGAGGGAGGCCGTTGGGGGTTCCTCATTCGGATTCTGGGGATGATGGGACTTTACGGGATTTTGGCCTTGGGTCTCAATCTGGTGTTGGGTTATGTGGGACTCTTGGATTTAGGATTCATGGCGTTCTACGCCTTGGGCGCTTACACCACGGCTCTCCTATCCCTGCGGGGATGGAGTTTTTGGTTTTGTCTTCCCGTGAGCGCGGTGGTGGCCATGGGGGTGCGCGCCCTGTTGGGAGCTCCGGTATTGCGGTTGCGCGGGGATTATTTGGCCATCGTGACTTTGGGGTTTGGGGAAATCACCCGTATCACTTTAAACAACTGGGACTCTTTGACCCATGGCCCCAAAGGCCTTTCTCTCCTATCGGAAAACACGATTGTCCCTTCTTTCTTTGGCGTTCCTCTGTATTCGAACACCCATTATTTCTATTTGATCTATGGGTTTGTACTTCTCGGTTGGGTTCTCTGTCGACGGTTGGATCGATCCCGGATAGGGCGCGCGTGGATTGCGATTCGGGAGGATGAGTCAGCGGCCCAAGCCATGGGAATAAACGTCCCTCGGTTAAAGAATGTGGCGTTCACTCTCTCAGCGGCGTTTGCGGGGGTGGCGGGGGGCCTCTTCGCCCGTTGGGAAAATTTTGTAACGCCGGAATCCTTTACTTTTTGGGAGTCCGCTCTGTTGGTGGCCATGGTTGTTTTAGGCGGGGCTGGATCACTTCCCGGTGTGTTGTTGGGGGTGGTGATCATCGTGGGTTTGCCTGAATTCCTTCGGTCGGACCTTTTCTTTCGCTGGGGCGGCGAGTCAATGGCGAACGCGCGCTACCTTCTTTTTGGCGCTTTGCTTGTGGCCGCCGCGATTTTCCGTCCCGAAGGGATCATCCCCCGATCACGGAAAAGAGAATAGGATGAAACTTCTCTCCATGAAGGGTGTGACCAAACGGTTCGGTGGTCTGACGGCCCTGGATTCCGTTGATCTGGTTCTCCACGCGGGGGAAATCGTGAGCGTGATTGGTCCCAACGGTGCTGGAAAAACGACCCTTTTTAATGTGCTCACCGGGTTTTATCGATTGGACGAAGGGACGATCGAGTTTTCGGGGGAGAGGATTGACGATCTTTCGGTTCACCGGATCACGCAACGGGGCCTGGCCCGCACGTTTCAGAACATCCGTCTCTTCGCGTCCATGACCGCTTTGGAAAATGTGATGGTGGGCCGCCACTGCCGAACGCGATCGGAATTGGGCGCGGCTCTTTTTCGTACCCGGGCCTTTTATCGCGAGGAAAAAGAAATTCGTCAGTCGTCACTTGAACGGTTGCAAGCGGTGGGTTTGGAGACCAAGGCCCACACCCCCGCTCGTCACCTTTCTTATGGGGATCAACGGCGTTTGGAAATCGCACGGGCCTTGGCCACGGAACCACGGCTGTTGCTCCTCGATGAACCGAACGCGGGGATGAACACGGGGGAAAGTCAGATGTTGATGGAGACGCTCCAACGGATTCGACAGGAAGGGGTCGCTCTCTTACTTATTGAACACGCCATGCGCGTGGTCATGGGTGTTTCGGATCGCGTGGTGGTGTTGGACTATGGTCGTAAGATTGCCGATGGGACCCCCAAGCAAATCCAAACCAATCCCCAGGTGATCGAAGCCTATTTGGGAGTTCCGGGTGCTTAGCGTTCGAGGGATTCACTCATCCTACGGTCGGAAAATAAAGGCTCTCCATGGCGTTTCCTTAGAGGTGGGGCCGGGGGAGATTGTTTGTTTGATTGGGGCCAACGGGGCGGGGAAAACCACCCTTTTGAAAACGATTTCAGGACTTCTCAAACCGGACGCCGGGGAAATCTATTTTGATGGCTCACGTGTGGATTCGTTTCCGGCCCATCGCACGGCGGGGTTGGGACTTGTTCATGTGCCAGAGGGACGGCGAATATTTCCGCAACTCAGTGTACGAGAGAATTTAGAGGTGGGGGCGTTTTCTCGGGGAAATTGGAAAAATCGGGAACGGGACGTGGAGCGGGTCTGTGCTCTTTTTCCCGTTTTGGGGCATCGGATGGGTCAAGAGGGGGGCACGTTGTCCGGGGGGGAACAACAGATGCTGGCGATGGCCCGGGCCCTCATGGCCTATCCTCGATTGTTGATGATGGACGAGCCTTCCATGGGGTTGGCTCCCCTGGTCGTCCAAAAAATATTTTCCATCATTCAAGAGATCCATCGGGAGGGAACGCCCATTCTTTTGGTCGAACAAAACGCCCAGGAGGCCCTTCGCGTGGCGCACCGGGGGTATGTGATGGAAACCGGGCATGTGGTGCGGGAAGGATCGGCGAAGGATTTGATCACAGATCGGGCGGTAAGAGCCGCTTATTTGGGGATGACATAAATGAAAACACCGAGAGTGGAGCTGGTGTGTGTGGGAACAGAGCTCTTGATGGGGAAATTGAACACCCATGGGGCCTATTTTTCTTCCCTGTTGGAGGATCTGGGGTTTCCCTTAGCGCGAGAGACAACCGTGAGCGATGATCCGATAGAAATGAAACGTGTTTTCCGGGAGGTCTGGAATCGTGCCTCTCTCGTGGTTGTGACCGGCGGCCTCGGCCCTACCTTTGACGACCTAACTCGGGATGTTTGGGCCCCCGTTTGTGGGCGGAAACTAATTTTTCATCCAGAACTCAGCGCCGTTATTCGGGAGCGGTTTCGAAGGCGCGGGTTGTCGATGCCCCCCGCCAACCGCCGGCAGGCTTTTGTTCTCCGGGGGGCGCGGATTCTGGAGAATCTTCGGGGGACGGCTCCTGGGCAAGTGCTGGATCTCGGAGATAAAATTCTGGTTTTGCTTCCTGGTCCCGGAAAAGAATTGAAGCCCATGGTTGAGCGTGATTTGGTCCCCTTTCTTCGCGCCCGTTTTTCGAAGGGACATCGAAAAACCCGTTTGTGGCGTTTGTTTGGTTTGCCGGAAAGTGTGATCGACCAACGAATTCGAAAAAGAGTTTCCTTTCATCAAGGGGTCACCTGGGGCATTCTGGCACAGGGGGGTGTTGTGGATCTGAAATTGACTCTGCAGGGGCCGACCGAGCGTGGGGTGGAGACTGTTTTAACTCAGTGGGATTGTTGGATGGGCCGCGTGTTTGGCCCCGTCCTCTTTGGGAAGGGAATGGAGACGCTCGAATCCGTGGTGGGGGATCTTCTCCGAAAAAAGGGCTTAACACTGGCCATTGCTGAATCGTGTACAGGGGGGAGGCTCGCTCAGTTAATGACTTCTCTCCCCGGATCTTCTGACGTATTCTGGGGAGGGGTTGTCAGTTACTCTAACGTGGCCAAAAGGCTTTTTTGTGGTGTCAAAAATGAAACGTTGGGGACGCACGGTGCTGTTTCCGCGCAGGTCGCGAGGGAAATGGCCGAAGGATTGCGTGCCAAAGCCCGGAGCGAATATGTTTTGTCGGTGACAGGCATTGCCGGTCCGCTGGGGGGAACGCCCACGAAACCAGTGGGGCGGGTTTATATCGGGTTGGCAGGTTCGGGGGGAACACGGGTGTGGGAAAAGAATTTTATAGGTGACCGAACTTTTGTTCAACAGCAGTCGGCCCTTTGGGCGTTGGACTTCCTTCGGCGGGAGCTATTGAGAAAGAAAACCGCCTCTTCCCGTTAGAGAAAAGGCGGTTCATAAAAGAGGATGTCCGAATCTTAACTTTTTCGAGTTGAATACCGATCACGCCAGCGAACCACTTCACGAATGACTTTCGTGGCAAGCTCAACGCTGTCCCCTCCTTTCTTCCGAATCAGGCGGAGAAGTCGGGCTTCTTTGCTTTCTTCATCCGACTGGGGACGCGGGAAGGAGCGGGCGTCAATCAGTTGGTTGAGCCCAACGCTCAGCCCCGCCGCAACCCGTTGCATCGTGGTCAACGTGGGGTTTCGTTCCCCGCGTTCAAGGCCTCCGATGTAGGTCCAGTGAAGGTCACATTTCTCCGCCATTTCTTCCTGCGTGAGACCGTGGCGTTTCCGTAAAGCGCGAATGCGCGCACCGAGTTCTTTTTTAATATTGGATTCGTTTTTCATGGTAACAGGATTGTAACTTAAACCCGACAAATTCGCCCATAGATTATGATTATTACCTAAAAAATCTTAAAAAGACTAAACGTATTTTTATTCATTTTTATGTTTTAATCGTTTTATGCGCGCGCCTTGGGGACAAAACTTTTTGACAAGTTCGGCTGTTGCTCGCCGTATTGCGGAATCTTTGCTGTGTGGAAGGGAAGATCACGTTATTGAAATCGGTCCGGGCCGGGGGGCGTTGACGTCCCCTGTGCTGTCTCTCTGTGGATCTTTGACGGCCGTTGAGTTGGATCAGGAGTTGGTTTCCGTCCTTGCCCAACAATGGGGGCATGATCCTCGCCTGACCATCGTGAGCGCTGATTTTATGGATTGGCCCCTTCCTCCCGTGCGAGATCGACCCGTTAAAGTTGTGGGAAACCTCCCCTATTCTGCCGCCGCGGCGATTGTCCAAAAAGTTCTGGCTTGGCGGGGCTGGGACCGTGCGGTTTTTATGGTTCAAAAGGAAGTGGCGGATCGTATGCGGGCTGTTCCGGGAGGGAAGTCCTGGGGACTCTTGGGGTTATCGGTCCAATCCCGAGCAACGGTTCGGCGCCTGTTTGAAGTTCCCCCAGGAGCGTTTCGCCCCGCGCCGAAAATAACTTCGACGGTTCTGGAGTTGAATCGCCTTCCCAGCCCTCGGGTTAAAAACATCGATGCGTTTTTTAAGGTGGCCCATGCCGCTTTTGGTCAACGTCGAAAAACCCTCTCCAATAGTCTTTGCCACGGTCTCAACAAAACCAGAACCGAAGTGGATTCTGTCTTGACCGAACTGAGTGTGAATCCCCAACGTCGAGCGGAAACTGTCACGATTGAGGAGTTTGATCGGATTTCGGAAAAATGGGGTGGGAAATAAAAAAAGGATTCGCCATCACCCCCAGGGGATGTCGAGGCAGAGGATATGGTTTTTGTTGGTGTCGTCCCGGAAGAGGGAAGAGAGCGTCACGCAGAGATTCCCGGAGGCTTGGGAAACATAGGGTTCTGTTCGGTATCGGTTCACGAAGGACTCGGCCAGAAGGTAGGCGTATTCTTTCATGGAGTGATCCGCCCCAGGGCGAGCGGGATGAAAGAGCGCGTTGCGCTTAAAAGGGACCTCGGGTCGCGTGTGGGTTTCAGACTCTTGTGTCCCTGATTCGCTGAGGACGAACAGGCACTCAATCGAACGATTTTCTTTAATGAGATCGGCAAGTTTTGTTTCAATCTTGGCAAAAGGGATCCCCGTAAGAGCCCGGACAACTACGGAAAGGAGTTTTTCAGTTTCCCGGACACGATTTTTGTCGGATTTCGATTTTTCAACAGCAAAAGATTTGTACCGCAAGGCCAATATGTTGATTGTCTGGGTGCAGGTCTCGGGATTAAAAAAAGACCCCTCCAGCATATCCACCCCGTTGTCTAAAGCCGCCAGCGCTTGGCCTTCCGTGGCCACCCCTTCCGCGATCAGCAGGGCGCCGATCTTTTTTGAAAGGGCCGCCAGTGCTTTTATAATTTCCTGAGCGAGAAAATCCTTTTCCTGATCCTCGACCAAAGGGTTCCCCATTATCAGGATGTCCGGTTTCAGCAGAGTGACCCGCTCGAAATTTGAATGCCCAATTCCTAAATCTTTGAGAGCAATTAAAAAGCCTTGGGACCGATGGCGGGTCACAAATTCTTTGAGAGCGGCCAGGTCTTCAACGCGGGATTCCCGGATGGATATGACGATGTCGGAAGGGTTGAGCCTCAACTCGTCCACCTGTCTGGCCAGGTGACCCGATCCCCCAACGCCCAAATCAAGGACAGCGGTCTCAAACCCTAAGAAAAGAAGACCTGTGGCTCCCGCCGTTTTATAAGCGGCCAAGGCCTCTTTGCGGTACCAGCGATCAAATTCAATGGCCAACCCCTCTTTCCCTGCCAGGGAGCGAGACGCCGGTCCTCTGGGCCCTGAATGGCCTTCCGTTCGTGCCACCCACCCCACAGAAGCCTTTTTCCGAATAGAGACCACGGGTTTTAAGTTTACCCGTAAGTTCCCTTCCTGAATGAATTTTTCCAATGTCATCGGACTGTCCTTATAAAAAAATCCCCGGGGGGGGGTAGTCCCAACCAAAAGGAGGCCCGGGGAAAAACCCGCCAAAGGGACACCGCCTCGATGAAGAGGATCTGAGGCGGTGTCCCTTTGGGCAGGGTGTGAATCGATTACGCCTTGGAACCCGTTAGAACGAGAGGATCACCTGGGCGCCGATGGTGGCTTGACTCTTCCTGTTCATGTTCCCCAGATCATCAGAGAACGCCATCGTTCCCCCGTTGTTATAGGTTGAATGGTCCGCGCGGTACTCCAATCGGTAGATGACGTCATCCTTTTTGGCCTGGAGTGTGACGGTTTCCGAGCGGAGAACCTGTTCCATCCCTTCGAGCCGAGTTCCGTCGTCATCCAGTGTTTCCCATCGGCCGGCAATGGAGAACATGTCGTTGATTTTGAAGTTGGCGTGAACGCCCACCCCTTGCCAGTTCCCTGTTTTTCTCTCAGAGGAAGCCGTGATCTCGTCTGGATGGTTGGTTTTTTCTTCGCCGATGTCGTAGTTCCCAATGATTGTGAGGCTGTCGATGGGGGTCACCTTGACAATGGCATCCACCAAACTTCGTCCATTCCCGGCAACGCTTCGTTCGTTGTCTCCGTTGGGGTTTTGTTCCGAGCCGTAGGCGCCGCCCAGTGTGATGGATGTTTTGGGCAGGAGCGTGGTTCCCACCTGAGCGATGGCGGTCTTCCCTTTGTTGTTGTCGTTCATGTTGTCCCAACCGTTCACAATCCCAACGGTGGTAGTGACCTCTCCATTCATCAGGCTCTTGTCGGCCTTGAGCCCGGTGTGGGCGGTGGGAATAGCGAAGCCGAAGAGGAGACCTCGGCTGATGTTGAAGTTGTCTTTCGCCTCAATCACTTCAACCCCGAAAGGAGTCACAAACTTTCCTAGAGTAAATTTGGCCCCCGTGATCGGGCAAGGGAAAGTGAGGTAGGCTTGGGCGATGTCGGCCTCAAGGTTGGTCTCCGTTGAACTGGAATCGGGCGTATAAAAACCTCCGGCATTTGTTACCGAGGCATCGTGGCCATACATGAGTTCTATCTTGTAGCCCACATTCTCCTTCACCATTCCATCCACCCCGATTTTGGCGTTGTGTAAGGTGATGGTATTGGACTGGTCATCGAAAGACCGCATTTCGTTTGTCGATTGGCCATTCAGGTTGTAGTTGTACCCGACATCCACCATCCCGGTGACGTTGGGCCCTTCCGCTCGGACGCCCGCACCCAGGGAGGCCAGTATGTAAACGGCCATGAGGGTTACTCCTGTTGATTTTACGCGCATTTTTGACTCTCCTTTTTATTATGATTTCGCTGGGCGGTTACTTCTTAGATCCCACCCCGTTCGCCTTCTACAAAAAAAATCCTCCCAAGCTTGTGCTCGGGAGGACGCCATCGTCCAACATGATGCTCTTGACCGCACAGCCTCGTGCGATGGGTTGCACTCTAACAGAATCCAGTGGGAAGTGTCAAGAAAAAAAAGAGTCCTTGATTTCGGCTTTGGGCAGTGTGGTATAATGATCAGGCTGTTCGAATAATCATGGACAACGACGTCCATGGAACACAAGAATCAATTCAACGGGGATGACACACTCCACCAGGGATCCCCTGGGGGGATACTTCTTTTCAAGCGAGGTTAATGATATGCCAACGAAACGAGCCAGTGCGAGTGCTGCGATCCATTCTTCAAACGGCCGCTCCCTTTCAGCCGAACCCACTTTGTCGGAAATTTTTGGTTCCAACGTTTTTTCTGAGAGAGAAATGAAAAAGCGTCTTCCCAAAAACATCCACGCGGCGCTCCGTAAAGTGATGCTTGGAGAGGCTGAGTTGACCCTGGATGTGGCCAACGTTGTGGCCGAAGCGATGAAGGTGTGGGCCATGGAAAAAGGCGCCACTCATTACACCCATTGGTTCCAGCCCCTCACAGGAAAAACAGCGGAAAAGCACGACAGTTTTTTGGAGCCCAAAGGGGATGGCTCCGCTATGGCCATTTTTTCCGGCAAAGCTCTTATAAAAGGAGAACCGGACGCTTCCAGTTTCCCGTCGGGTGGGATTCGGGCCACTTTTGAGGCCCGGGGTTATACGGCGTGGGACACCACGTCCCCAGCCTTCTTGAAGGAAGACGCCGCCGGTAACGCGACGTTGACCATTCCTACCGCCTTCGTGAGTTATACCGGCGAAGCGTTGGATAAAAAGACCCCTCTCCTTCGTTCCATGGAGGCTTTGTCCCGCCAGGCGGTTCGCGTGCTCAATGCCATCGGAAATAAAAAAAGCAAGAGGGTCATCTCCACCGTTGGGCCGGAACAGGAATACTTTTTAATTGACAAGGATTACTTCGATCAACGAACGGACCTGATCCTTGCGGGTCGGACGCTCTTTGGCGCTCCTCCACCGAAAGGGCAGGAACTGGAAGACCAATATTTTGGCGCCATCAAAGATCGTATCGCGAAATTTATGCGAGAGCTCGACGTCGAGCTTTGGAAAATGGGCATTTCTTCCAAAACGAAGCACAACGAGGTGGCCCCCGCTCAATACGAAATGGCTCCGATCTTTTCAATCTCCAGCATTGCCGCGGACCAAAACCAGCTGGTGATGGAAACCATGCAAAAGGTGGCGCTCCGGAACGGGTTGGTGTGCCTCCTCTACGAAAAACCTTTTGCGGGGGTGAACGGGTCTGGGAAACACAACAACTGGTCCATGGCCACGGATGACGGGTTGAACCTTCTTGAGCCGGGCCACACACCCCATGACAACGAACAATTCTTGGTTTTCCTCGCCGCGACACTCACGGCGGTCGATCGTCA
The genomic region above belongs to Elusimicrobiota bacterium and contains:
- a CDS encoding threonine synthase, with translation MTRTGLIHRYRALLPVSERTPVISLQEGDTPLLPTCRMAEWVGAPHLRLFLKYEGLNPTGSFKDRGMTLAISKAAEAGSQAVITASTGNTSASAAAYAARAGMRCVVLIPEGQIALGKLSQALIHGAEVFAVQGNFDDALTMVRRVGEVAPITIVNSINPFRIECQKTGAFEIVDELGEAPDYHFIPVGNAGNITAYWKGYKEYIALGKCRKVPKMMGWQAEGAAPIVKGEAIKDPKTIATAIKIGNPASWKEALEARDESKGMIGAVSDDEIVQAYLALAREGVFCEPASAASVAGLKKFVRSNPALALSSATVVCVLTGHGLKDPERALALVPKPKSVLPTVEAIRGELGI
- a CDS encoding branched-chain amino acid ABC transporter substrate-binding protein, producing the protein MKKIFPIVLFLGFFWGCQGGPREVKIAIAVPLTGDIAALGAGLKRGAALAVDEANASGRFPKFKLRLVAFDDRSDPKEAVNVANRVVSDPDIVAVVGHFNSGCSIPASAVYARAGLPMMNAGSSNPFLTRQQRSPGWMGPRNIFRVTTTDDVQGAFAADFAVRSLKCKAVAIVHDKTAYGQGLAEVFENRFKELGGEVLSFDGIQPGDKDFKALVTRLKPFRPDLLYFGGTYTEGGLILRQAREAGVSVPFLTGEISYDPDFLRIAGDAAEGAFVTYLGRPPELLDTAKSFIEKYRLHYPDHEVKAYDHYAYEVTNILLAAMEKTGPHKKKIIEILRGLTYTGILGTTTFDDIGDTLNKTMTLFVVKGGRFVPHE
- a CDS encoding M23 family metallopeptidase — its product is MARGPRPSFAPNQEPLRPSAVQKKKSVPSLSLSRGDDTSGQVFSLPLNRPRVISSFGSRGRKFHGGIDLVESARGGDPVRASRDGVVEIISHRGGYGRMVLLRHKDRWLTRYAHLRKISVRSGQSIQRGETLGFVGESGRASGPHLHFEILTPSKKKVDPTPFLFPLRSANVVSPCPAATPSPVSGLPQTLEPRVGRP
- a CDS encoding branched-chain amino acid ABC transporter permease; translated protein: MTGGVGVVLEQIVNGVTLGGIYALIAIGYTMVYGVLRMINFAHSELFMVGAMGGWGLLSLWPGGGGAGILIFVFLLAMVGTGLLGVLLDRVAYAPLRTSSRLTPLLSAIGASLFLQNLVFLWRDSQLAFPAVFSTGRFYFGGLRVSFLQGFIVSVSVVLMILLTLFIKKTKMGKAMRAVSQDPETAVLMGIPVNRVIALTFFIGGALGGAAGILSGLSYGSVKYNMGFTPGIKAFTAAVLGGIGSVPGAMLGGFLLGLLESLGAGFLPEPEWKDVFAFVVLIGILLFRPSGLLGKSVAEKV
- a CDS encoding branched-chain amino acid ABC transporter permease — its product is MPKKYRQVLLLFLAGFAFLSLPWVLEGGRWGFLIRILGMMGLYGILALGLNLVLGYVGLLDLGFMAFYALGAYTTALLSLRGWSFWFCLPVSAVVAMGVRALLGAPVLRLRGDYLAIVTLGFGEITRITLNNWDSLTHGPKGLSLLSENTIVPSFFGVPLYSNTHYFYLIYGFVLLGWVLCRRLDRSRIGRAWIAIREDESAAQAMGINVPRLKNVAFTLSAAFAGVAGGLFARWENFVTPESFTFWESALLVAMVVLGGAGSLPGVLLGVVIIVGLPEFLRSDLFFRWGGESMANARYLLFGALLVAAAIFRPEGIIPRSRKRE
- a CDS encoding ABC transporter ATP-binding protein; the protein is MKLLSMKGVTKRFGGLTALDSVDLVLHAGEIVSVIGPNGAGKTTLFNVLTGFYRLDEGTIEFSGERIDDLSVHRITQRGLARTFQNIRLFASMTALENVMVGRHCRTRSELGAALFRTRAFYREEKEIRQSSLERLQAVGLETKAHTPARHLSYGDQRRLEIARALATEPRLLLLDEPNAGMNTGESQMLMETLQRIRQEGVALLLIEHAMRVVMGVSDRVVVLDYGRKIADGTPKQIQTNPQVIEAYLGVPGA
- a CDS encoding ABC transporter ATP-binding protein, with translation MLSVRGIHSSYGRKIKALHGVSLEVGPGEIVCLIGANGAGKTTLLKTISGLLKPDAGEIYFDGSRVDSFPAHRTAGLGLVHVPEGRRIFPQLSVRENLEVGAFSRGNWKNRERDVERVCALFPVLGHRMGQEGGTLSGGEQQMLAMARALMAYPRLLMMDEPSMGLAPLVVQKIFSIIQEIHREGTPILLVEQNAQEALRVAHRGYVMETGHVVREGSAKDLITDRAVRAAYLGMT
- a CDS encoding competence/damage-inducible protein A; its protein translation is MKTPRVELVCVGTELLMGKLNTHGAYFSSLLEDLGFPLARETTVSDDPIEMKRVFREVWNRASLVVVTGGLGPTFDDLTRDVWAPVCGRKLIFHPELSAVIRERFRRRGLSMPPANRRQAFVLRGARILENLRGTAPGQVLDLGDKILVLLPGPGKELKPMVERDLVPFLRARFSKGHRKTRLWRLFGLPESVIDQRIRKRVSFHQGVTWGILAQGGVVDLKLTLQGPTERGVETVLTQWDCWMGRVFGPVLFGKGMETLESVVGDLLRKKGLTLAIAESCTGGRLAQLMTSLPGSSDVFWGGVVSYSNVAKRLFCGVKNETLGTHGAVSAQVAREMAEGLRAKARSEYVLSVTGIAGPLGGTPTKPVGRVYIGLAGSGGTRVWEKNFIGDRTFVQQQSALWALDFLRRELLRKKTASSR